One window of Papaver somniferum cultivar HN1 chromosome 9, ASM357369v1, whole genome shotgun sequence genomic DNA carries:
- the LOC113312873 gene encoding uncharacterized protein LOC113312873 — MAGRLNLLEMQNSGKLPSRPINPRETVNDVTLRSGTRTVQPEDGEKIKDPKGPVLEKEITDSSQTDEVPKTNSKPLVSTYVPPLPFPGRFANKKVEQDKDDKEILDVLKKIHVNIPLIDAIRQVPKYARVLKDLCTKKKRLTGNEVMSVGENVSAILQKKLPPKCKDPGSFDIPVVIGNKRFGKDMLDSGASINVIPASIYESLNLGPLKETRIVLELVDRSNVYPRGIIEDVLVHVNQLVFPADFVVLEMDNGSDASIPLLLGRPFMKTTKTVIDVDKETLTMEFDDENICFNIFVAMRYPRDVHSDVHANVVDAGQGVAKESTVELKTLN, encoded by the coding sequence ATGGCAGGTAGATTGAACCTTTTGGAGATGcagaatagtgggaaactcccttctcggCCTATTAATCCTAGAGAAACTGTTAATGATGTgacattgagaagtggtacacgaaCTGTGCAACCAGAAGATGGTGAGAAAATCAAAGACCCCAAGGGGCCGGTTTTGGAGAAAGAGATTACTGACTCTTCCCAAACCGATGAGGTACCTAAAACGAACTCTAAGCCTCTTGTTtcaacttatgttcctcctttaccgtTTCCTGGCAGGTTTGCTAACAAAAAGGTGGAACAAGACAAGGACGACAAGGAGATTTTAGATGTACTCAAAAAGATTCATGTGAATATCCCGCtgatagatgcaattaggcaagtTCCTAAGTACGCAAGAGTTTTGAAAGACCTATGCACCAAGAAAAAGCGGCTAACCGGTAATGAGGTGATGAGTGTGGGGGAGAACGTTTCTGCTATCCTccaaaagaaactcccacctaaatgcaaggatcccggtagttTCGATATACCTGTTGTGATCGGTAATAAAAGGTTTGGAAAAGACATGCTTGATTCAGGAGCATCGATTAATGTTATTCCCGCATCTATTTATGAGTCTTTGAATTTGGGTCCTTTGAAAGAAACCCGTATTGTTCTTGAACTAGTTGATCGTTCTAATGTTTACCCTAGAGGTATTATTGAAGATGTGCTTGTGCATGTGAATCAACTCGTATTTCCAGCTGATTTCGTTGTATTGGAAATGGATAATGGGTCGGATGCATCTATACCGTTGTTATTGGGGAGGCCTTTCATGAAAACGACCAAAACCGTTATTGATGTTGACAAAGAAactctcactatggaatttgatgatGAAAATATTTGCTTCAATATTTTTGTAGCAATGCGGTATCCTAGAGATGTTCATTCGGATGTCCATGCCAATGTCGTAGACGCAGGCCAAGGAGTAGCCAAAGAGTCTACAGTCGAGCTaaagacgttaaactaa